Below is a window of Desulfarculaceae bacterium DNA.
CTCGTAGTCAAAGCTGCCGTAACCCTGGGTCACGGTCTTGAGCTTGTCGTAGAAGTCGTAGATCACCTCGGCCAGGGGCAAGTCCGCGCTGAGCTCCACCCGGCCGGGGTTGGGATAGTTCAGGTTGGTGTTCTCGCCGCGGCGGTCGAGGCAAAGGGGCATCACCGCGCCGATGTAGCGCTCGGGCATCATGATGGAGGCCCGCACATAGGGCTCTTCGCAGTAGTCGATGGAGGCCGGGTCCGGGTAGTAGGCCGGGTTCTCGATCTCCAGCTCCTCGCCGTCGTGCAAAAAGATGTTGTAGCGCACGCTGGGGGTGGTGAGGATCAGCGACAGACCGAACTCGCGCTCCAGGCGCTCCTGCACCACTTCCAAATGCAACAGCCCCAAGAAGCCGCAGCGGAAGCCGAAGCCCAGGGCCTGGGAGGAGTCCTTCTGGAAGATGAGGCTGGCGTCGTTGAGCTTGAGCTTGTCCAGGGCGTCGGCCAGGTCCGGGTAGTCGTCGGTGGCGATGGGGTAGATGGAGGAAAACACCACCGGCTTGGCCTCGCGGAAGCCGGGCAGCGGCTCGTCGGCCGGGCTCTCGGCCAGGGTGATGGTGTCGCCGATGTTGGTGTCGGCCACGGTCTTGACCCCGGCGAAGAGATAGCCCACCTGCCCGGCCCGTAGCTCCTTCTTGACGATGCGCTTAACCTGGAGCAGGCCCACCTCCTCCACCTTGTGCTCGCTGCCCCCGTGCATGAAGCGGATGATCTGCCCAGGCTTGAGCGTGCCCTCCATGACCCGCACGAAGATGACCGTGCCCCGGTAGGGGTCGTAGGCCGCGTCGAAGATCAGCGCCTGCAAGAGCCCGGCCGGGTCGCCGGTGGGCGGGGGCAGCTCTTTGACGATGGCCTCCAGCACCTCGGGCACGTTGGTGCCCTCCTTGGCCGAGACCGCCACCGCCGCATCGCCGTCCAGGCCCAGCTCTTCGCTTATCTGGCGGCGGGCCTCCTCCACGTCGGCGCTGATCAGGTCGATCTTGTTGATGACCGGCACCACCTCCAGGTCGTGCTCCAGGGCCAGGTAGAGGTTGGCCAGGGTCTGGGCCTCCACGCCCTGGGAGGCGTCCACCACCAACAGCACCCCCTCGCAGGAAGCCAGGGCGCGGCTCACCTCGTAGGAGAAGTCCACGTGGCCGGGAGTGTCGATGAGGTTCAGCTCGTATTCCTCGCCGTCGGCCGCCACGTAGGGCAGGGTCACCGCCTGGCTCTTGATGGTGATGCCGCGCTCCCGCTCCAGATACAGGCTGTCCAGGATCTGGTTCTGGAACTCCCGCTCGGGCACGATGCCACAGAGCTGGATCAGCCGGTCGGCCAGGGTGGATTTCCCGTGGTCGATGTGGGCGATGATGGAGAAGTTGCGGGTGTGGGCCTTGTCAGCCACGGTATTCCTCAATTGCTTAGGGTGTTCTCTGCCAGGGTGAGAATATCCTCCCTGGGTTGATTCGTCAAATGCCACAGCCCCTTGCCCGGGGAGGTACGTGAGGCGCTCCCCCGTAGGCCCCATTTAGCCTGGCTAACAACGCTCTTGCTTTTTGAGTTTAATTAATTATAGATTTTGATTACACCTAACAGGGAGAAGAGGCATGCCCACCCATTTTGCCCCCCTGCCCGGCCAGGCCGCCCCGGCCCCCCCGGCCAAGGCCAAGGCCGCGCCGACTCACTTGCAAACCGCCCTCCTGGTCGACGAGAGCGGCTATCTTTCCAACCACAGCCGCGACGTTCTGAAGTTCCTGGGCTACAGCCCGGGCCTGGTGCCGCCGCGCCTGAACCTGCTCAGCCACGTGGCCCACTGGGACCGCTACCGCGCCTCGCGGGACATGGCCCAAAGCATGACCAGCGGCCGGGAACACCGGGCGGTCTACACCTTCATCCTGGCCGACGGGAGCTCCTTCGCGGCCAGCATGGTCTGCGCGCCCTGCCATTGCTCCGGCCGCCCGGCCGGGCTCAAGGTTTCCTTGAGCCGCTGCTGAGCCCGTCCCTCAGGCTCGCCCCGGTTGGGCCTCGCCTTTATCCGGCGGGCCGCCGAGGCGAGCTTTTTGGCCGGCCCAGACATCGATCACCAAAAGTGATGCCAACGAGCATTATAAATAATTAGTAATAATGATATCGCCTCGTTAGCCTTCTTGCCAGGTTGGACCGCAATGCCGCGGCCGGCACTGAAAGGGGGCTCCCATGCACCACCTACCCAGCGACGCTTCCCTGCTTTTCGTGCTGCTTCTGCCCGTGGGGCTCATGGCCCTGGGCCTGGCCGCCCTGCTGGCCGGCGGGGCCGTCATACTGGCCCGCAGGCTGAGGTCATGGGCCCGCGCCAGGCGCGCCCGAGCCGCCGCCCGAGGCCCCGCCTTGCAAGGACCCTAAGCTTATGTTATTTTAATTACAGAGTTATTTGATCGAGACCCAAACCGCCAAGGCAAAGTTAGTAGTTTATAAGCCAACTCCGCGCTTTCCGGCCATAGACCAGGAAAGGCGGAGTTTCGTTTTTTCATGAGGCCATCCCGGGGCGGCGGGAGGGCCGCAAACAAGGAGAAGATCAATCATGTGCACCATCTGTGGGCATTTCGTGCAAGGTGGCCGGATTTGTTCCAGCGACATCTTTGACATGCTCAAGAAGATGGACCATCGCGGCCCCGACACCCATGGGGTCTATCTGGACAACCAGGTCATTCGCACCCGCAGCGTGGACGAGCTTCAAGACGAGCTGCGAGGCGAAAGCCACATCGCCCTGGGCCATTCCCGGCTGAGCATCGTGGGCCGGGAGCAATCCACCCAGCCCTACACCTCTTGCGACGGCAAGCTGGCCCTGATCCACAATGGCGAGATCTACAATTATCAAAAGCTCTCCACCCTGCTCTTCCAAGAGCACGACATCGAGACCACCAGCGACTCCGAGGTGATCGTGCACCTGCTGGAGGAGGCCTATCAGGGCGACCTGCTGGACGCGGTGCAAAAGGTCTGCGGCCTTTTGGACGGCATGTACGCCCTGGCGGTCACCGACGGCCGCACCGTGGTGGTGGCTCGCGACCCCATCGGTAAAAAGCCCCTGTACTTCATCCAGAACGGGCCGGTGGTCTACTTCGCCTCCGAGAAAAAGGCCCTGTGGAACGGGACCGACGAGCCCATCCGCATCAACCCCGGCGAGATGCTCTACATCGACGACACCAAGACCGAGCTCTGCGAGGGCTACCGCCTGGAGCTGCCCCAGATCGACATCGTGGACTTCCGCGAGGCGGTGGAAACCTACAAGGAGGCCCTGACCACGGCGGTTAACAAGCGCCTCACCGGGCTCACCGAGTCCACCCTGGGGGTGATCTTCTCCGGGGGCATCGACAGCGTGCTGGTGGCAAATCTCTTGATGCGCGAGGGCAAGAACATCGTGTGCTACTGCACCGGCACCGCCGACAGCGCCGACGTGCAGGCGGCCGAGGCCGTGGCCCAGGACCTGGGCCTGGTCTTGAAGACCTCGATCATCGACGAGGCCATGGTGGAAGAGCTCTTGCCCGAGGTGATCACCAACGTGGAGGAGAGCGGCCTGTTGCAGGTGGAGGTGGCCATTCCCATGTATTTGGCCGCCAAGCTGGCCGCGGCCGACGGCATCCGGGTGATGTTCACCGGCCAGGCGGCGGACGAGATCTTCGCGGGCTATCCCTGGTACAACGACGTCTTGGCCGAGCACGGCTATCTGCGCCTGCACGAGAAGCTCTGGGAAGACCTGGGCATGCTCTACACCGACACCCTGGAGCGCGAGGACAAGCTGACCATGGCCCACAGCATCGAGCTACGGGCCCCCTACCTGGACCGCGACGTGATCCTGACCGCAATGCGCATCTCGCCGCGTCTGAAGCTGGAGGGCCCGGAGGACGACCTGCGCAAGCGGGTGCACCGCCAGGCGGCGGCCGAGCTGGGGGTGCCGCCCTATCTGGCCTTCCGCACCAAGGACCCGGCCCAGTCCGGCTCGGGCATCCACCAGATCATCCAAAACATCGCGGCGGCCAAGGGCGGCGCGGTGCAGCAGGAGGTGGTGGATAAGAACATCCGGCGCGACAAGGGCAGCCTCTACCGCTACGGCGACGAGGAGTACGGCCGCGACCTGGCCCGCTTCTATCTGCAAAAGATCGAGGACGACATCCGCCAGCGCTTCATCCCGCCCTTTTTGGAATGCGAGGCCTCGGCCGCCCCGGCGGCCTAGGCAAAGGCTGGAGGCAATATGAAGATCACCCTGGCCCAGATAAACTTCGCGCCCGAGGACCTGGAGGGGCATCTGGACCGGCTCATGGAGATCATCAGCGAGCATCGCGACAGCGACCTGATCGTCTTCCCCGAGCTGATCTTGCAAGGCCATCCCTCGGACGTGAAGCCCGAGGGCTTCCTTTACCGCCAGGCCAAGTGCCATCTGCACGACGCCTCGCGCCAGATCCGCGAGCACGTGAAGCGTTGCGGAACCCGGGTGGTTTTGGGCGAGCTCCAGCGCGAGGGCGACAACTACCGCAACCTGGCCACCTACGTGGACGCCCACGGGGCCAAGAGCTACGCCAAGAGCCACGTGCACTGGACCGAGAGCTTCGTGCCCGGCAACAAGCTCAAGGTGTTCAGCACCCCCCTGGGCCGTTTGGGGCTCAACATCTGCTACGACTCGGCCTTCAGCGAGGTATGGCGGGTGTTGGCCCTGAACGGGGCCCGCCTGGTGGTGAACATCTCGGCGGTGCCGGCCCACTTCCCGGTGGAGTACATGCGCCGCCGGATGCGGGGCGCGGCGGCCTTCAACCAGTACTTCGTGGTTTACGCGAACCGCCCCGGCCCGGTGTTCGCCGGGGGCAGCGCGGCCTACGACCCCCATGGCGACGAGCTGTTGTCCTTGGGCGGCGGCGAGGAGATCACCTCGCTGGAGATCGACCTGGACCAGGCCGAGGCCTGGCGCGAGGAAGAGTTGCTCTTTCCCAACCGGCGGCCCCTGCTCTACCGCCGGGTGGCCAGCCGCAACAAGGAAGTGCCCGCCCCCCGCCGAAAAGCCAAGCTCCGCGCGGTCAGTTAGCTAGGGAGCGGGCGACAGGGAGATGTCCCCGTACCAGGCCTTGGCGCTGGTGCCGGTGTTGTCGCTGTCGGTCATTAGGGCCACCGCGCCCAGGGCGGGCGGGTCCTCGCCGTAGAGGCGGCGGTAGTCGGCCAGCACATCGCGGCGATGGCTGACCCACTGGCCCGCCTTGGCCTCGCCGCTGTCCACGGCCAGCATCATCACCGCCTTGCCGGCGAAGGCGTTGGGCCAGGCCTTGCCCACGGGCAAACGGTTGGCCCACACGTAGGTGATGGCCCGCGTGTTCCAGAAAAAGAAGGAAGGGAACACCAGGTAGACCCGGGCCGCGAAGTCGTCGCCTTCTTTGGTCAGGCCGTCGCCCCCCGCCACGGTGCGCTCGATCTTCCAGGACCAGCTAAGGATGGGCCGGTCCTTGAGCTCCAAGTCCACCTTTTTAACCAGGCCCGAGGCAGTGCCTTGGCTGGCGGCCTGTAGCACCTTGCGGCCGTCCTGGTCCACGATGGCGTAGGCGGTGCGTCCCTTGAACTCCTCGGGCTCCCAGCCGCTCAGATCGCCCGCGCTGAACTCGCCCACAATGAGCGGGGCCAGCCCGGCGGCCAGCAGCAGACCCGCCAGGGCCAGCAGGGCCAGGCCCGGAAGGCGCATCAGGCCGATTCCCGGCGGGGACGGCTCTGCACGGTGAGGCCGGTGCAGGTGCAGTGGATCAGCGAGCCCTCCCAGGGCCCGCCCGGAGCCACCGCCCGGCGCATGGCCAACCAGCCGGGGCAGCCCCGGCAGAACATGCCGCGCGGCCCCATGCAGGGAGGCGTGGCGCCCTTGCGCACTATCTGCAAGCTGTCGTTTTTTTCCATGCCTACAATTCTAACCGGGTCTCCGGGCTCTGGCGAGGGGGCTCAGGGCGCGGCGTGGCGGATGAGCGCCACTAGGTGAAGATGGCCGTGATCAAAAGGCACGCTGAGGGACCATCCCTGCTTGGGGCTGGTGACCACCGCGCCCATGCCCGGCGGCCGCGCCGCCCCGGCCAGGGCCTGGCCCAGCACTTCCTTGAGCGCCTCGGCCGGGTAGACCCCGCCGCTGGCCGTGGCCACCAGCCGGCCCACCTCGGGCCGCTCCACCAGGGCCCGGTCGCTGCGCGCGCTCTGGCCGCCGCCCGGCTCGTTGGCCTTGATCAGCAGCACCGGGCCGCCGGGTTTCTTGCTCCGGTCGGGCAGGGCCGCCCACAGCTTCAGGCCATCCACGCTTTTGACGAAGTTGCGGGCCGGGGGGTTGTTGCCGGCCTGGCCCTCGATGAAGCCCAGCTCCTCCAGCAAGGCGGGCAAGCCCTCCCCTTCCGCCCCGCCGGAGCAGGCGGCCAAGAGGACCAGGGCCAGGAGCAGCCAGGCCAGGGCGAAGCGAGACATGGGCGCGCTAGCCCTCTTGGGCCATGGCCTGGAGCTGGTCCCACAGGGCCATGATCTGGGCCTCGGTTTGCTCTGGCGCGCCGTCGTTGTCCACCACCAGGTCGGCGAAGCCCCTCTTCTGCTCCATGCCCAACTGGTTGGCGATGATCTGCCGGGCTTCCTCTTGGCTTATGCCGTCGCGGGACATGAGCCGCGCCACCTGGGTCTCGGGGGAGACCACCACCACCAGTATCTGCTCGAACAGATACATGAGGTTCAGCTCCACCAACAGCGGCACGTCCACGATGATCACCCCTTGCGGGTCGCGGGCGGTTATCTCCTGGAGCTGGGCAAAAAACTCCTCGTAGATGCGCGGGTGGGTGAAGCTCTCCAGCTTTTTGCGCTTCTCCAGATCCGAGAACACGATGGCCGAGACCTTTTTGCGGTCCAGGCCGCCGTCCTCGCCCAGCACCTGCTTGCCGAAGTAATCCACGATCTCATCGAAGGCGGGCCGGCCCGGCTCCACCACCTGGCGGGCGATGAGGTCGAAGTCGATGAGGTGCGCCCCCAGCTCCACCAGACGCCGCGACACGGTGCTCTTGCCGCTGGCGATGCTGCCGGTGAGGCCCACGATCACCCCGTGGGGCATGCCGCGCACCTTGGTGAGCATCTCTTCCAGGCGCGTATAGGACACCGGCAGGGTGGCGGTGATGTCGCCCTCCACCCCGGAATAGCTGATGGGATAGCGCACCCCCCGGCGGTAGAGGCTCTCCAGCCCGGCCAGGGCCTTGGGCATCAGGCGGGCGGGCAGGGCCATGACCATCTCGTCGTCCTGGGCGTGGCCGTAGCGCCGCTCGCCGTAGCAGGGGATGCTCAGGGAGGGCTTGTCGTCCAAATAGCAGCGGGCGATGGCGTCCGAGCAAGAGGACTCACCCACGCAGGAGAAATTCATCACCTGGTAGTCCTCGAACTGCAACGCATTTATAAGCAGGATCATCTGGGCCGGGTTGCCGTAGATCAAGACGATCTCCGGCTCAAAGGGCTCGTACACCAGCGGGGCCAGGGCCACCGCCTGGTAGCGTTGGGTGGGCAGGCGGGGGATGGCCTCTTCGTAGCGGCGGCCGTCCTTTTTGGTGGCCACCCACACGATGCTGCGGAAGGTGCCGTCGCGGTGATACTCGGGCAGATCCCGGAGGCCCAGGATGGAGGGGCAGGCCGCGAAGACGAAGTCGTCCAGGTCCGCCCCCACGCTCCAGTCGAAGTTCCGCACCAGGCTGATGAGCTGGCACAGGCTCATCTTGTGCTCCGGCCGCCGCAAGAAAGGAATGCGGCCCAGCTCTTCCCTATCCTCCAGCATCTTGAAGGCCACGGGGAAGCTCTTGAGGCGCAGCAGTTGCTCCATGCGGCGCACCAGCTTGGTCCATTGGCCTTTGGGCATATCGGGCATGTTCACTCGGCCTTTCCGGCCCCCCGAAAGGGCACCGCTTGGTAGGAGCCGTGGCGCAGGGCGGCCAGCAGGTCGGCCTGGCTGGTGATGATCTTGTCAAAGCGGGTGGCGTAGAAGCCCACCTCGCCGGCCTGATGGGCGTCGCTGCCCCCGGTGCCCGGCTTGGCCAGGGCCCCGGCC
It encodes the following:
- the lepA gene encoding translation elongation factor 4, with the translated sequence MGPTGERLTYLPGQGAVAFDESTQGGYSHPGREHPKQLRNTVADKAHTRNFSIIAHIDHGKSTLADRLIQLCGIVPEREFQNQILDSLYLERERGITIKSQAVTLPYVAADGEEYELNLIDTPGHVDFSYEVSRALASCEGVLLVVDASQGVEAQTLANLYLALEHDLEVVPVINKIDLISADVEEARRQISEELGLDGDAAVAVSAKEGTNVPEVLEAIVKELPPPTGDPAGLLQALIFDAAYDPYRGTVIFVRVMEGTLKPGQIIRFMHGGSEHKVEEVGLLQVKRIVKKELRAGQVGYLFAGVKTVADTNIGDTITLAESPADEPLPGFREAKPVVFSSIYPIATDDYPDLADALDKLKLNDASLIFQKDSSQALGFGFRCGFLGLLHLEVVQERLEREFGLSLILTTPSVRYNIFLHDGEELEIENPAYYPDPASIDYCEEPYVRASIMMPERYIGAVMPLCLDRRGENTNLNYPNPGRVELSADLPLAEVIYDFYDKLKTVTQGYGSFDYEMIGYRRSELVKLDILVNGEKVDALSMLVHEEKARPRGLHAVNKLKDTIPRQQFKIAIQGAIGSKIIARSTVNAYRKDVTSKCYGGDVSRKRKLLEKQKAGKKRMKLVGNVPIPQKAFLAVLQTGSDD
- a CDS encoding asparagine synthetase B, encoding MCTICGHFVQGGRICSSDIFDMLKKMDHRGPDTHGVYLDNQVIRTRSVDELQDELRGESHIALGHSRLSIVGREQSTQPYTSCDGKLALIHNGEIYNYQKLSTLLFQEHDIETTSDSEVIVHLLEEAYQGDLLDAVQKVCGLLDGMYALAVTDGRTVVVARDPIGKKPLYFIQNGPVVYFASEKKALWNGTDEPIRINPGEMLYIDDTKTELCEGYRLELPQIDIVDFREAVETYKEALTTAVNKRLTGLTESTLGVIFSGGIDSVLVANLLMREGKNIVCYCTGTADSADVQAAEAVAQDLGLVLKTSIIDEAMVEELLPEVITNVEESGLLQVEVAIPMYLAAKLAAADGIRVMFTGQAADEIFAGYPWYNDVLAEHGYLRLHEKLWEDLGMLYTDTLEREDKLTMAHSIELRAPYLDRDVILTAMRISPRLKLEGPEDDLRKRVHRQAAAELGVPPYLAFRTKDPAQSGSGIHQIIQNIAAAKGGAVQQEVVDKNIRRDKGSLYRYGDEEYGRDLARFYLQKIEDDIRQRFIPPFLECEASAAPAA
- a CDS encoding carbon-nitrogen hydrolase family protein, which translates into the protein MKITLAQINFAPEDLEGHLDRLMEIISEHRDSDLIVFPELILQGHPSDVKPEGFLYRQAKCHLHDASRQIREHVKRCGTRVVLGELQREGDNYRNLATYVDAHGAKSYAKSHVHWTESFVPGNKLKVFSTPLGRLGLNICYDSAFSEVWRVLALNGARLVVNISAVPAHFPVEYMRRRMRGAAAFNQYFVVYANRPGPVFAGGSAAYDPHGDELLSLGGGEEITSLEIDLDQAEAWREEELLFPNRRPLLYRRVASRNKEVPAPRRKAKLRAVS
- a CDS encoding DUF3047 domain-containing protein — protein: MRLPGLALLALAGLLLAAGLAPLIVGEFSAGDLSGWEPEEFKGRTAYAIVDQDGRKVLQAASQGTASGLVKKVDLELKDRPILSWSWKIERTVAGGDGLTKEGDDFAARVYLVFPSFFFWNTRAITYVWANRLPVGKAWPNAFAGKAVMMLAVDSGEAKAGQWVSHRRDVLADYRRLYGEDPPALGAVALMTDSDNTGTSAKAWYGDISLSPAP
- the coaE gene encoding dephospho-CoA kinase (Dephospho-CoA kinase (CoaE) performs the final step in coenzyme A biosynthesis.), producing the protein MNMPDMPKGQWTKLVRRMEQLLRLKSFPVAFKMLEDREELGRIPFLRRPEHKMSLCQLISLVRNFDWSVGADLDDFVFAACPSILGLRDLPEYHRDGTFRSIVWVATKKDGRRYEEAIPRLPTQRYQAVALAPLVYEPFEPEIVLIYGNPAQMILLINALQFEDYQVMNFSCVGESSCSDAIARCYLDDKPSLSIPCYGERRYGHAQDDEMVMALPARLMPKALAGLESLYRRGVRYPISYSGVEGDITATLPVSYTRLEEMLTKVRGMPHGVIVGLTGSIASGKSTVSRRLVELGAHLIDFDLIARQVVEPGRPAFDEIVDYFGKQVLGEDGGLDRKKVSAIVFSDLEKRKKLESFTHPRIYEEFFAQLQEITARDPQGVIIVDVPLLVELNLMYLFEQILVVVVSPETQVARLMSRDGISQEEARQIIANQLGMEQKRGFADLVVDNDGAPEQTEAQIMALWDQLQAMAQEG